The following are from one region of the Pirellulaceae bacterium genome:
- a CDS encoding DUF374 domain-containing protein, whose product MTATTHKKKRKWLRGIKLPAWAFRTAGFAAIRLMDAWLSTLNLRMWRYDPAADPAEKSFAGPALYIFWHEYILLPIYIRPHCKLTMLLSAHQDAEVLSHVARYAGMGTIRGSTYRDSVAALRKMLRCGQGVSLAVVPDGPRGPRRKLAQGCVYLSSRLQIPIVAVGMGFDRPWRARRAWDQFVIPKPFSCGRVLLGPRIQVPANLDRDALEQHRQWIERQLEQLTSLAEEWAAGRCQLPQDEALYRLGPGQLDTHRSQRTGSQRLEASGTEVSQPQSARLESGEIGDTNPQPAVTSGWRIVSDDEARNVG is encoded by the coding sequence ATGACAGCTACCACTCACAAGAAGAAACGCAAATGGCTGCGTGGCATCAAGCTGCCGGCCTGGGCCTTTCGCACGGCCGGCTTCGCGGCGATTCGGCTGATGGATGCGTGGCTCAGCACATTGAATCTGCGAATGTGGCGCTATGACCCGGCCGCAGACCCCGCCGAAAAATCGTTTGCTGGACCGGCCTTGTATATTTTTTGGCACGAATACATTCTGTTACCGATCTACATTCGTCCCCATTGTAAACTGACGATGTTGCTGAGCGCTCATCAAGATGCCGAAGTGTTGTCGCATGTGGCTCGCTACGCCGGCATGGGCACGATTCGCGGATCGACCTATCGCGATTCCGTGGCAGCTTTGCGAAAAATGTTGCGCTGTGGCCAGGGCGTGAGCTTGGCAGTTGTGCCAGATGGCCCGCGGGGGCCGCGTCGCAAGCTGGCCCAAGGCTGTGTTTATCTTTCCAGTCGCTTGCAAATTCCAATCGTGGCGGTGGGTATGGGGTTCGATCGTCCGTGGCGAGCGCGTCGCGCTTGGGATCAATTTGTCATCCCCAAGCCCTTCAGTTGCGGGCGCGTGTTGCTGGGGCCAAGGATTCAAGTGCCAGCCAACTTAGACCGCGACGCCCTGGAACAGCATCGCCAGTGGATCGAGCGACAGCTGGAGCAATTGACCAGTTTGGCAGAAGAATGGGCCGCAGGACGCTGCCAGTTGCCGCAAGACGAAGCATTGTATCGACTGGGACCGGGGCAACTCGATACGCACCGCAGCCAACGCACCGGCAGTCAGCGGCTAGAGGCGTCTGGCACGGAAGTCAGCCAGCCGCAATCAGCGCGACTGGAATCTGGAGAGATTGGTGACACCAATCCCCAGCCAGCAGTCACCTCCGGGTGGCGAATTGTAAGCGACGACGAGGCGCGCAATGTGGGATGA
- a CDS encoding ABC transporter permease — MSSTPTSYSGSDPIGDWSFSRWSYDWISNWGELVVEVLTTLGDMALFFWQTLVWMFRAKPCRGTILPNFYYVGVLSLPVVALTGTFIGMVLAVQSYEQFKNIGMQSRLGAVINMSLVRELGPVLAATMLSGRVGSAMAAVLGTMRVTEQIDALISMGANPIHYLVVPRFLACLLLIPALTIMADFMGIVGGYFFSTVVLDIDHYQYLNNSRTFVRGWDFFMGIYKSFFFGAIIAIVSCYRGFHCQAGAEGVGRAATAAFVISFVLILAVDLMLNILLDAIYAALWSGGAKLI, encoded by the coding sequence ATGTCTTCGACACCAACATCATACTCTGGCAGCGATCCCATTGGCGATTGGAGTTTTAGTCGTTGGTCCTATGACTGGATCAGCAACTGGGGTGAATTGGTCGTCGAAGTGTTGACAACCCTGGGAGACATGGCACTGTTCTTCTGGCAAACGCTGGTCTGGATGTTCAGGGCCAAGCCCTGCCGCGGAACTATCCTGCCAAATTTTTATTACGTCGGAGTGCTCAGCCTGCCCGTGGTGGCGCTCACTGGCACATTTATCGGCATGGTATTGGCGGTTCAGAGCTACGAGCAGTTCAAAAACATTGGCATGCAGAGTCGTTTAGGTGCTGTAATCAACATGAGCTTGGTACGCGAACTTGGTCCGGTGCTCGCCGCCACCATGCTTTCGGGACGCGTGGGATCGGCCATGGCTGCAGTGCTGGGAACGATGCGGGTGACCGAACAGATTGATGCCCTAATTAGCATGGGAGCCAATCCCATTCATTATTTGGTCGTACCGCGATTTTTAGCCTGCTTGTTACTGATCCCAGCCCTGACCATCATGGCCGACTTCATGGGCATCGTCGGCGGGTACTTTTTTAGCACGGTTGTCCTGGACATTGATCATTACCAGTATTTGAACAACAGCCGCACGTTCGTGCGGGGGTGGGATTTTTTCATGGGTATTTACAAGTCATTCTTTTTTGGTGCGATTATCGCCATCGTAAGCTGTTACCGAGGTTTCCATTGCCAAGCCGGGGCCGAAGGCGTCGGCCGCGCGGCTACGGCAGCTTTCGTCATTAGCTTTGTGTTAATTCTAGCGGTCGATTTGATGCTCAATATTCTACTGGATGCAATCTACGCGGCACTCTGGTCTGGCGGCGCCAAGCTCATCTAA
- a CDS encoding diaminopimelate epimerase — MQFTKMHGAGNDYVYVNCFQERDLPDDLPELSRRISHRRFGVGSDGLILIEPSTLADARMRMFNADGSESEMCGNGIRCVAKYIYDHGIVRKETLAIETGNGVLQLQVQAAGGLAQRITVDMGQPKFDAASIPTTLATDRVVDLACEFAGYRCQVTCVSMGNPHCVIFVPEATDELVLSLGPKIECDPRFPKRTNVEFVEVISPTRLRQRTWERGSGETWACGTGASAVCVAGVLTGRSQREVQIQLLGGELQLRWDESSEHVFMTGGASEVFSGQWLNSD, encoded by the coding sequence ATGCAATTTACCAAGATGCACGGCGCGGGCAATGACTATGTGTATGTCAATTGCTTTCAAGAGCGCGATTTGCCGGACGATCTACCTGAACTGTCCCGCCGGATATCCCATCGGCGATTTGGGGTGGGCAGTGATGGCCTGATTTTGATCGAGCCCAGCACTTTGGCCGATGCGCGGATGAGAATGTTCAATGCCGACGGCAGTGAAAGCGAAATGTGTGGCAACGGTATTCGCTGTGTTGCCAAGTACATCTACGATCATGGTATCGTCCGTAAAGAGACGTTGGCAATCGAAACGGGCAACGGCGTATTGCAGCTTCAAGTACAGGCGGCCGGTGGGTTGGCTCAAAGGATCACGGTAGACATGGGGCAACCCAAGTTCGATGCCGCCAGTATACCGACCACCCTAGCGACGGATCGTGTTGTGGACCTGGCCTGCGAATTTGCGGGATACCGTTGCCAAGTGACCTGCGTTTCCATGGGCAATCCGCATTGCGTCATCTTCGTCCCGGAAGCGACCGATGAATTGGTTTTAAGTCTAGGACCAAAGATCGAGTGTGATCCGCGTTTTCCAAAACGTACGAATGTCGAGTTTGTGGAAGTGATCTCGCCGACACGACTACGGCAGCGAACTTGGGAACGCGGCTCGGGCGAAACCTGGGCCTGCGGCACAGGTGCCAGCGCCGTCTGCGTGGCCGGCGTGCTGACCGGGCGCAGTCAACGCGAGGTGCAGATTCAATTGTTGGGGGGCGAATTGCAGTTGCGCTGGGATGAGTCGTCGGAGCATGTGTTTATGACCGGCGGAGCCAGCGAGGTGTTTAGCGGTCAATGGCTGAATTCAGATTAG
- the xseA gene encoding exodeoxyribonuclease VII large subunit produces the protein MWDEDTSLTEGRGQAAEAPLSISQLNWFVKRLIEGSLPRVWLEGEISDLSRPSSGHVYFTLKDEKSQVRAVIWRSTAQRLKLTLKDGLSIICCGAVEVYPPRGSYQIVISQILPQGVGPLQLALQQLHQRLAKEGLMEADRKKPLPRFPRRIGFVTSPSGAAIHDFMESAEVLWSDYHLYVIPSRVQGDGAAQEIVQGIRLAQRIRPALDVLVVGRGGGSLEDLWCFNEESVVRALAACKIPTVSAVGHEVDVTLSDLVADARALTPSQAASLVLPNRSQLDSTLRQLRHRVEAHARGRLQRVTQQLRSLSQRSVLLRPHLLHQVRKQQVDELERRAADGIRARINLRGQRLSELARATHALSPLGVLRRGYSLTMHQGSRRPLTSFREVSVGQTIRTQLSEGIVVSRVESTNDNPD, from the coding sequence ATGTGGGATGAAGATACTTCACTAACCGAAGGGCGCGGTCAAGCTGCAGAAGCTCCGCTGAGCATTTCACAGCTTAATTGGTTCGTGAAGCGACTCATCGAAGGCTCGCTTCCACGAGTCTGGTTAGAAGGAGAAATCAGCGACCTCAGTCGTCCTAGTAGCGGACACGTCTACTTTACGCTTAAAGATGAAAAATCCCAGGTTCGCGCCGTAATTTGGCGGTCGACGGCACAACGTTTGAAATTGACTTTGAAAGATGGATTGTCAATCATCTGTTGTGGGGCTGTTGAGGTCTATCCGCCGCGCGGCAGTTATCAGATCGTTATCAGTCAGATATTGCCGCAGGGTGTAGGGCCGTTGCAGTTGGCCTTGCAGCAACTTCATCAGCGATTGGCCAAAGAAGGACTGATGGAGGCTGACAGAAAAAAGCCATTACCCAGGTTCCCGCGCCGTATTGGGTTCGTCACTAGTCCTAGTGGAGCTGCCATTCATGATTTTATGGAGTCGGCAGAGGTGCTGTGGAGCGATTATCATCTGTATGTCATTCCGTCACGAGTCCAAGGCGACGGTGCTGCGCAGGAGATCGTGCAGGGCATTCGATTGGCGCAGCGCATTCGACCCGCCTTGGATGTGCTGGTAGTCGGGCGCGGGGGTGGCAGCCTCGAAGATTTGTGGTGTTTTAACGAGGAAAGTGTGGTGCGGGCCTTAGCCGCATGCAAGATTCCAACCGTATCGGCGGTAGGGCATGAAGTCGATGTTACGCTCAGCGATCTGGTGGCCGATGCGCGGGCGCTGACTCCTTCTCAGGCGGCCAGTCTGGTCCTGCCCAATCGCAGCCAACTGGATTCGACGCTCAGGCAACTGCGCCATCGCGTCGAGGCACACGCCCGTGGGCGTTTGCAGCGGGTTACTCAGCAGTTGCGCAGCCTTTCGCAGCGGTCGGTGCTGTTGCGTCCTCATCTGCTACATCAGGTTCGCAAGCAACAGGTGGATGAACTAGAGCGCCGAGCCGCCGATGGAATCCGCGCACGCATTAATTTGCGAGGTCAGCGTTTGAGTGAATTGGCCAGAGCTACACATGCGCTATCGCCGTTGGGCGTCTTACGACGCGGCTACAGCCTAACGATGCACCAAGGATCGCGGCGACCTCTCACGTCCTTTCGAGAGGTCTCGGTCGGCCAGACGATCCGCACTCAGTTGTCCGAAGGAATTGTCGTCAGCCGTGTGGAATCGACCAACGACAATCCCGATTGA
- a CDS encoding ABC transporter ATP-binding protein: protein MVFVQSNSRDSHSHQRPQVGMPLVELRSLTLRFAKQTILDRIDLVIPAGQTVAIIGESGCGKTMLLKSIVGLVPPTSGQVVYGGQNIHHLSDAELTKLRRKFGFVFQNAALFDSMTIGQNVAFPLVQHELAEGRAVERIVRDRLAEVGLPESVVPKRPSQLSGGMRKRVGIARALVLQPDLMLYDEPTTGLDPIMSDVINELMLRTRRNKGVTGIIVTHDMRTARKVADRVVMLYPHSRLSTGENQVIFDGTPDELDKVQDQRVRQFVEGEAGERLMELQRDPFSGFNETPRLADSFAAQLHEKQK, encoded by the coding sequence ATGGTTTTCGTACAGTCCAATTCCCGCGATTCACATTCACATCAGCGGCCCCAAGTCGGCATGCCACTGGTGGAGCTACGCTCGCTGACGTTGCGATTTGCCAAACAAACCATTTTGGATCGAATCGACTTGGTAATTCCAGCCGGACAGACGGTCGCAATCATCGGTGAGAGCGGATGCGGCAAGACGATGCTGCTGAAGTCTATCGTGGGGCTAGTTCCGCCCACCAGCGGCCAAGTCGTGTATGGGGGACAGAATATTCATCATTTGAGCGATGCCGAGTTGACCAAGTTGCGCCGCAAATTCGGTTTCGTGTTTCAGAATGCAGCCCTCTTTGACAGCATGACGATTGGCCAAAACGTAGCCTTTCCTTTAGTTCAACATGAATTAGCGGAGGGTCGCGCCGTGGAGCGCATCGTCCGCGATCGCCTGGCCGAGGTCGGCTTGCCTGAATCTGTTGTTCCCAAGCGACCGTCCCAGCTGTCTGGCGGCATGCGCAAGCGCGTGGGCATTGCGCGCGCCCTGGTGCTGCAACCCGATCTGATGCTCTACGACGAACCTACGACGGGCCTGGACCCGATTATGAGCGACGTCATCAATGAACTGATGCTGCGCACCCGACGCAACAAGGGCGTGACCGGCATCATCGTGACTCACGATATGCGAACGGCCCGCAAAGTGGCCGATCGCGTGGTAATGCTGTATCCGCATTCGCGCTTATCTACTGGTGAAAACCAAGTGATCTTTGATGGCACACCCGATGAACTGGATAAAGTTCAAGATCAGCGAGTGCGCCAATTCGTTGAAGGAGAGGCTGGGGAGCGATTGATGGAGTTGCAGCGAGATCCGTTTTCTGGCTTCAATGAGACGCCGCGCTTGGCCGATTCGTTCGCCGCTCAATTGCACGAGAAACAGAAGTAG
- a CDS encoding FHIPEP family type III secretion protein — protein MGPWINKLLKYRELILPVSIIACVVVILVPLPSAVMDVMLAGNITIAIIVLLTTIYIGTPLEFNVFPTLLVATTLSRLVLNVATTRLILTRAGSESTQAAGEVVEAFGNFVSGDQLVVGIVIFVIIVLIQFVVITKGATRVSEVAARFALDGMPGRQMAIDADLNSGIIDEVEAQRRRDGITRQADFYGAMDGASKFVRGDAVAGILITLINIAGGLYVGMVSSGMSLQESLEVFTRLTIGDGLVSQVPAFLISIAAALLVTRSTQQSNLPVEFLTQIMARPQALMVAAGFLGLMMFTQLPAVPLLTLGGGCVGLALIVQKQSQRKLLQEQHAAKAQADQKNAPAERKPEDFLTVDPMRVEIGVRLLALADPRRGGDLMEKITGVRSILASELGILLPKVRLKDKLTLPENSYEIQIAGSTVARGDVHPDALLAIDVGRCSGTITGVPTREPARLRPAVWIRPDQKMQAEMYGYQIAIPSMVIATHLQEIARTHADELLTREATKQLMDQLKTVNPTVVEELIPGLMKLSEVQAVLQMLLREDIPIRQLATIAETLGNFAPRIKDPVMLCEYVRGRIARTICQRFADSQGQIHVITMDPAMEDRIAAGFDLTDRGILIRMSPPAIEITCQQIAQQLQKLTSAGHKPILIVNPRIRPAVRHITQVHLPDLRVISHAEVTQGITTVAVGMVSDPLTKT, from the coding sequence ATGGGGCCGTGGATAAACAAGTTACTTAAGTATCGGGAACTGATCCTCCCGGTATCGATCATTGCTTGCGTGGTGGTGATTCTCGTGCCACTTCCATCGGCGGTCATGGATGTCATGCTGGCCGGCAATATTACGATTGCGATCATCGTCCTGTTAACGACGATCTATATCGGTACGCCGCTCGAATTCAACGTCTTTCCAACCTTATTGGTAGCCACGACACTCAGTCGCTTAGTGTTAAACGTGGCTACAACTCGACTGATTCTGACGCGTGCCGGTAGTGAATCTACGCAGGCGGCGGGGGAAGTCGTAGAAGCGTTCGGGAATTTCGTTTCTGGCGATCAGTTGGTTGTGGGAATTGTCATCTTCGTGATTATCGTTCTCATTCAGTTTGTGGTGATTACCAAAGGCGCCACGCGCGTCAGCGAAGTAGCTGCCCGATTTGCATTGGATGGTATGCCTGGTAGGCAAATGGCCATCGACGCCGATTTGAATTCAGGCATCATCGACGAAGTCGAGGCACAGAGACGTCGCGACGGGATAACCCGACAAGCCGATTTCTATGGAGCGATGGACGGTGCCAGCAAATTCGTACGAGGCGATGCCGTGGCGGGTATTCTGATCACACTGATCAACATCGCTGGCGGGTTGTATGTCGGGATGGTTAGCTCGGGGATGTCGCTGCAGGAATCATTAGAAGTATTCACCAGGCTGACCATTGGCGACGGGTTGGTTAGCCAAGTGCCGGCGTTCTTGATTTCGATTGCGGCCGCTTTGTTGGTGACACGTAGTACGCAACAATCCAATCTGCCCGTCGAGTTTTTGACGCAGATTATGGCACGGCCTCAAGCGCTAATGGTGGCTGCAGGGTTTCTGGGATTGATGATGTTTACGCAACTCCCAGCAGTTCCCTTGTTGACATTGGGTGGTGGTTGCGTGGGTCTGGCGCTAATCGTTCAAAAGCAATCGCAGCGCAAGTTACTGCAGGAGCAACATGCCGCAAAAGCTCAGGCAGATCAAAAGAATGCTCCTGCCGAGCGCAAGCCGGAAGACTTTCTGACCGTGGATCCGATGCGGGTGGAAATCGGGGTTCGACTGTTGGCGCTGGCCGATCCGCGTCGTGGCGGAGATTTGATGGAAAAGATTACCGGCGTCCGCTCAATCTTGGCTAGCGAGCTTGGCATTTTGTTGCCCAAAGTGCGACTGAAAGACAAGCTTACGCTGCCTGAAAACAGTTACGAAATTCAAATCGCAGGCAGTACGGTAGCACGCGGCGATGTTCATCCGGACGCACTTTTGGCAATCGATGTTGGTCGGTGCAGCGGTACAATCACTGGTGTACCCACGCGCGAGCCGGCACGATTGCGTCCCGCTGTATGGATTCGCCCGGATCAAAAGATGCAAGCCGAAATGTACGGCTATCAAATCGCGATTCCCAGCATGGTCATCGCGACTCACCTTCAGGAGATTGCTCGCACCCATGCCGATGAATTGCTGACGCGCGAAGCGACCAAGCAACTGATGGACCAACTCAAGACGGTCAATCCCACCGTGGTTGAAGAGCTAATTCCGGGGCTGATGAAACTCTCCGAAGTTCAAGCGGTCCTACAAATGCTATTACGCGAGGACATTCCCATTCGGCAACTGGCCACCATCGCCGAGACGCTGGGCAATTTCGCTCCACGAATCAAAGACCCTGTCATGTTGTGCGAGTATGTGCGAGGTCGCATCGCACGCACAATCTGCCAGCGATTTGCGGACTCTCAAGGACAAATTCATGTGATTACTATGGACCCGGCTATGGAAGACCGGATCGCGGCAGGATTTGACCTGACCGATCGAGGTATTTTGATTCGCATGAGTCCACCGGCTATCGAGATCACTTGCCAACAGATTGCCCAACAGCTTCAGAAATTGACATCAGCAGGCCACAAGCCCATCTTAATCGTCAATCCTCGCATCCGACCGGCGGTGCGCCACATCACACAAGTCCACTTGCCGGATTTACGAGTCATCAGTCATGCAGAGGTCACTCAGGGCATCACCACGGTGGCTGTGGGGATGGTCAGCGATCCTTTAACCAAGACCTAA
- the trmD gene encoding tRNA (guanosine(37)-N1)-methyltransferase TrmD yields the protein MRFDVLTLFPQLFSSFLSESLLAKAVAAGLVQVQAHDIRQWTQDKHHKVDDRPFGGGPGMLIQVQPVVDCVEAVQTLAHPPGQLIMLTPQGETLRQPLVQQLARQQRLLLLCGRYEGFDQRVIDILQPREISLGDFILNGGEVAAMALIEATIRLIPGVLGDEQSSQQESFTDADLLEFPQYTRPRSFRGYDVPEILLGGNHQQIAAWREQQRLERTRQRRQDLL from the coding sequence ATTCGCTTTGACGTGCTAACCCTTTTTCCACAGCTTTTTAGCAGTTTCCTATCCGAAAGCTTGCTAGCAAAGGCGGTGGCCGCTGGGCTGGTGCAGGTCCAGGCCCACGATATTCGCCAGTGGACTCAGGACAAGCACCACAAGGTCGATGATCGTCCATTTGGCGGCGGCCCAGGGATGCTGATTCAAGTCCAGCCGGTGGTGGATTGCGTCGAAGCCGTTCAGACGCTGGCTCATCCACCAGGGCAGCTAATCATGCTCACGCCGCAGGGAGAGACACTTCGCCAGCCGCTGGTACAGCAGCTAGCCCGCCAGCAGCGTTTGTTGCTGCTGTGTGGTCGGTACGAAGGCTTCGACCAACGCGTCATCGACATACTGCAGCCGCGCGAGATCAGCCTGGGCGACTTCATACTCAACGGCGGCGAAGTGGCTGCCATGGCGTTGATCGAAGCCACCATCCGGCTGATTCCCGGTGTGTTGGGTGACGAGCAGAGTAGCCAGCAAGAATCTTTTACCGATGCTGACTTACTGGAGTTTCCGCAATATACTCGACCGCGCTCCTTTAGGGGCTACGACGTTCCCGAGATACTGCTCGGAGGCAATCACCAGCAAATCGCCGCCTGGCGCGAGCAGCAACGCCTCGAGAGAACTCGACAACGCCGCCAAGACCTGCTGTAG
- a CDS encoding MCE family protein produces MNDQGYKFGVGVLVVASMVIAVILILFFGAAPNIFSSHYDVTIRFDSAPGVTTDTPVRKSGVPVGRVKRIQLLEDGVNLTLELDGNYKIRAGEQPRIAKGSLITGDAVVEFIPPTAQSLVARFDGTAGSPADGLLDANERARADSILEHDGYYSGGVVTPDPMDALIEMQSSFTKTLDSIESAGNQVNALALDVRNIIGGGDGQFGRLAQKAELTIDNFNQTLASFNRLFNDPRVESTIDLIAERLPQLVTEAEGVMQQTSQTMRSFEEVGKAAGQTMQNVASFTEPFADKGSEFIEEARRSVNNLNGLVEELRQVSGRANTLLTRVNNGQGTLARLIEDDDLYYSMVNTLNNIEVVTRSLQPILQDARIFSDKVAREPSSLINLRGAITGQRGGLK; encoded by the coding sequence ATGAATGACCAAGGATATAAATTTGGAGTTGGGGTGCTGGTGGTGGCGTCCATGGTCATCGCTGTCATCCTGATTTTGTTTTTTGGCGCAGCTCCCAACATCTTTTCCAGCCACTACGACGTGACGATCCGCTTCGACAGTGCTCCGGGGGTCACCACCGATACACCGGTGCGCAAGAGCGGCGTTCCCGTAGGACGGGTCAAGCGCATTCAACTGCTGGAGGATGGAGTCAATCTGACGCTAGAGCTAGATGGCAATTACAAAATCCGTGCTGGTGAACAGCCGCGTATCGCCAAAGGCTCGTTGATAACCGGTGATGCGGTAGTCGAATTCATTCCGCCTACGGCTCAGAGTCTCGTGGCCAGATTCGATGGCACAGCGGGTTCACCCGCAGACGGCCTGCTGGACGCCAACGAGCGCGCTCGGGCCGATTCCATTTTGGAGCACGACGGGTACTACTCAGGCGGCGTCGTGACGCCCGACCCGATGGACGCGCTGATCGAAATGCAATCTTCGTTTACCAAGACTTTGGATTCCATCGAATCTGCCGGTAATCAAGTCAACGCGTTGGCGCTTGACGTCAGAAATATCATTGGTGGGGGTGACGGTCAATTTGGCCGGCTAGCTCAGAAAGCCGAGCTGACCATCGACAATTTCAATCAAACGCTGGCCAGCTTCAATCGCCTGTTCAACGATCCGCGGGTCGAGTCAACCATTGACTTGATCGCCGAGCGACTACCGCAATTAGTCACGGAAGCCGAAGGCGTGATGCAGCAAACATCGCAAACCATGCGCTCCTTTGAGGAAGTTGGCAAGGCAGCCGGCCAAACCATGCAAAATGTGGCATCATTCACCGAGCCGTTTGCGGACAAGGGCAGCGAGTTCATCGAAGAGGCTCGCAGGTCTGTCAACAATTTGAACGGACTGGTTGAAGAACTGCGCCAAGTGAGCGGTCGAGCCAACACCTTGCTGACTCGTGTCAACAATGGCCAAGGAACGTTGGCGCGACTGATTGAAGACGATGACTTGTATTACTCGATGGTCAACACACTGAACAATATCGAAGTCGTTACCCGGAGCTTACAGCCGATCCTGCAAGACGCTCGAATCTTCTCGGACAAAGTGGCCCGCGAACCATCCAGTCTTATCAACCTCCGCGGTGCCATCACCGGCCAACGCGGCGGATTGAAGTAG
- a CDS encoding FliA/WhiG family RNA polymerase sigma factor has translation MATKIASEEDIQEVWKQYKADPDNVEWRNRLIEQYMPLVRYNGDRIWQRLPDGVELDDLISAGIFGLMDAIEAFDVNRGVKFETYCVPRIRGAMLDELRSMDWVPRLVRSKASKLGEAKKKLEMRYGRAPTDQELSEYMEISIVELERMQAESSAVNLVSLNKKWYETDSYKDVREIDILEDKRGEDPTRRVQKSDLMRLVTKGLNRNERLIIILYYYEELTMKEIGATLDLSESRVSQMHSSIVSRLQEQLGRRRPEFGT, from the coding sequence ATGGCCACGAAAATCGCATCCGAAGAAGATATCCAGGAGGTCTGGAAGCAATACAAAGCCGACCCCGACAATGTGGAATGGCGCAATCGACTGATCGAACAATACATGCCTCTGGTGCGCTACAATGGCGATCGCATTTGGCAACGCCTGCCAGATGGTGTCGAGTTGGACGACTTGATCAGCGCTGGCATCTTCGGTTTGATGGATGCCATCGAAGCTTTCGACGTCAACCGTGGAGTCAAGTTCGAGACCTACTGTGTGCCTCGTATTCGCGGTGCAATGCTGGATGAATTGCGCAGCATGGACTGGGTTCCACGATTGGTGCGCAGTAAAGCTAGTAAGCTGGGTGAAGCCAAGAAGAAATTGGAGATGCGCTATGGCCGAGCACCTACCGACCAAGAATTGTCTGAGTACATGGAGATCAGCATCGTGGAACTGGAGCGCATGCAAGCCGAATCCAGTGCGGTGAACCTGGTCAGTCTCAACAAGAAGTGGTACGAAACCGACAGCTATAAAGATGTGCGCGAGATCGATATTCTGGAAGACAAGCGTGGCGAAGATCCCACGCGGCGAGTCCAAAAGAGCGATTTGATGCGGCTGGTCACCAAAGGTCTCAATCGTAACGAGCGACTCATCATTATTTTGTATTATTACGAAGAGCTGACAATGAAGGAGATCGGTGCTACGCTCGATCTCAGCGAAAGTCGCGTCAGTCAAATGCATTCCAGCATCGTTTCACGGCTCCAAGAGCAACTCGGTCGTCGTCGCCCAGAGTTTGGTACCTAG
- the queG gene encoding tRNA epoxyqueuosine(34) reductase QueG, with product MAGNPQRSELTQQLKQYAGDLGFALVGITPAAAPGRLAQFQRWLDSGFAGQMSYLENRRQAYAHPCYLLEGCKTLVMLGIPYLYSDEQRRAAIQSAGSAKVARYAQSRTDYHVIIRKRLKQLKQWLVRRATGARIRGVVDTAPLLEREFAALAGLGWIGKNTLLLNRNWGSYFFLAALLTDIELVADEESYANYCGSCTACLDACPTGAFPAPYVLDARRCLSYLTIEHPGTVDGQLSSQLNGWAFGCDICQEVCPWNRKSACTDDNTWQPVEQNSQLSVLEMLRMHPDQFQQQFAETPMSRPRYRGMVRNAILVAGQQRLIEAAQLLGVKLCDEEPLIRAAAAWALGQIGGVRAASWLQQALDRESDLQLKPIIQQSLVRCGASN from the coding sequence ATGGCAGGTAACCCACAGCGATCTGAGTTGACCCAGCAACTCAAGCAATACGCCGGCGACCTGGGGTTTGCTCTAGTAGGCATCACGCCCGCTGCCGCGCCGGGCCGCCTAGCCCAGTTCCAGCGTTGGCTGGACAGCGGCTTCGCTGGGCAGATGTCTTATCTGGAAAATCGCCGTCAGGCCTACGCGCATCCCTGCTACCTGCTGGAGGGCTGCAAAACGCTGGTCATGCTGGGCATTCCGTACCTGTATAGCGACGAGCAACGGAGGGCGGCAATCCAATCAGCAGGTAGTGCCAAGGTAGCGCGTTACGCGCAATCCAGAACCGACTACCACGTGATAATACGCAAGCGTCTCAAACAGCTCAAGCAATGGCTTGTTCGCCGGGCGACAGGCGCTCGGATTCGCGGCGTGGTTGATACGGCTCCGCTGTTGGAGCGTGAGTTTGCCGCCCTGGCCGGTTTGGGTTGGATAGGAAAGAATACATTGCTGCTGAATCGTAACTGGGGAAGTTACTTCTTCTTAGCTGCCCTGCTAACCGACATCGAATTGGTGGCCGATGAAGAAAGTTACGCCAACTATTGCGGCAGTTGTACGGCCTGTCTGGACGCTTGCCCGACTGGGGCCTTTCCAGCGCCGTACGTGTTGGATGCTCGACGATGCTTGAGCTATCTGACGATCGAACATCCCGGAACAGTCGACGGTCAGTTGAGCAGTCAACTCAATGGTTGGGCGTTTGGCTGCGATATTTGCCAAGAGGTCTGTCCTTGGAATCGCAAAAGCGCCTGCACCGATGACAATACTTGGCAGCCGGTCGAGCAGAATTCGCAGTTGTCGGTGTTGGAGATGCTGCGCATGCACCCAGACCAGTTTCAGCAACAATTTGCCGAGACCCCGATGTCGCGACCGCGCTATCGTGGCATGGTGCGCAATGCGATCTTAGTAGCAGGACAGCAGCGACTGATAGAGGCTGCCCAACTTCTAGGGGTGAAACTGTGTGATGAGGAACCGTTAATTCGTGCCGCAGCCGCTTGGGCATTGGGCCAAATTGGTGGAGTTCGAGCAGCAAGTTGGCTGCAACAGGCACTGGATCGCGAGTCCGATTTGCAACTCAAGCCCATTATTCAGCAATCGTTAGTGAGATGCGGAGCCAGCAACTAA